CCCGCTGGGGCGCGCATCCTCGCCCCTGTCGGGACAGGCAGACTCACCCGGCGGCGGCCGCCTTGTCCAGCGCGGATAGCGCATCCGTCATCTGCGCGGCGGTGAGGAAGTGCAACGCGGGGGCCGCCGCGGCGGGGCCGCCATCATGCGCCGCGTCGCCGAGCAGCACGGGAAGGAGGCCGGCGCGGCGGGCGGCGTCCATGTCCAGGGCGTTGTCGCCGACGTACCAGACCGAGGCGCCGGGCGTGACGCCGCAGGCGGCGCAGGCGACGCGCATGGGGATCGGGTCAGGCTTGTCCGCCGCGCAGTCGCCCGCGCCGACGAGGGCACAGAACAGCGGCGTCCAGCCGAGATGGTCCGCCTCCGCCCGAAGCAGGGAGCCGCCCTTGTTGGAGAGGACCGCCATGGGCGCGATCCGCGCGGCCCCGCGCAGCGCTGCCTCGGCGCCAGGCATGGGGCGCAGCACCTCCAGGTGGGTGGCCCGGACGGCGGCGTAGAAGATGTCCCGCGCGTGCTCCCAGCGGTCGCCGAAGATGCCGGGAAAGCTGTCGCGCAGGGATTTCCGGACGCGCTCCTTCACCTCCTCAAGGGTCCATTCCGGCAGGCCGGCGTCGCGGAAGGCGGCGTTGAGGCCGGCGCGGATGGCGGGCCAGCCATCGGCCAGGGTGTTGTCCCAGTCCCAGATGATCGCGGAGGGACGGGTCATGCGGCGTTGCGCGGCGCGCCCTTCGCGTGGCGGGCGAAGATGTCGAAGAGGCGGCGGGTGACCGGGCCGGGGGTGCCGTCACCGACGGGCCTGCCGTCGATGGAAAGGACGGGCTTCACGAAGGAGCCGGCGGAGGTGATGAAGGCCTCCTGCGCCCGCGACAGCTCCTCCAGAGAGACGGGGCGCTCCTCGGCCCGCAGCCCGTGCTCCGCCATCTCCGCCAGCAGGGCCGCGCGGGTGCAGCCCGGGAGGATGGCGTGGCCGAGTGGCGGGATGCGGAGCACCCCCGCCTCGTCCACGGCCCAGAAGCTCGTCGCGGCGCCCTCGGTCACCACGCGCGTGGCGGGGTCGAAGAGGATCGCCTCCCCTGCCCCGGCCTCCCTCGCGGCCTGGCGCGCGAGGACGTTGGCCAGGAGGTTGATGCTCTTGATGTCGCGCCGGGCCCAGCGGTGGTCGGGGTGGGTGATGGCGGCGGTGTTCCAGCCCTCGATGGTCTCGGGATAGGCGGGGGCGCGGCGGGCCGTGACGACGAGGCTGACGGGGGGCGCAACCTTCGGGAAGGCGTGATCGCGCCGGGCGACTCCCCGGCCGACCTGCATATAGACGAGCCCGTCCGCTGTGATGCGGTTGCGCCGGACCACCTCGCGCAGCACCAGCCTCAGCGTCGCCAGCGGCATGGGCATGTCGATGCGGATTTCGCGGAGGGAGCGCTCGAGCCGGGCCAGGTGCAGCTCCTCGTCGAGGAAGCGGCCGGCGTGGATCTGCACCACCTCGTAGATGCCGTCGCCGAGCTGGTAGCCGCGGTCCTCGATGTTCACGCAGGCGTCGCGCTGGGCGACGTAGCGCCCGTTCACGTAGGCGATGCGGGACACGGACAACCCTTCGAGCCGGAGAGAAGAGCCCCCAGCCCTACTCCCGGCGCGGAGCCCTGGCCAGAGCCGCGGGGCGGGGATCAGGCGTTCGCCCGGTCCTCCGCCTGCACGCCCAGAAACTTCAGCTTCCGGTGCAGGGCCGAGCGCTCCATGCCCACGAAGTTGGCCGTGCGGCTGATGTTCCCGCCGAAGCGGAGGAGCTGGGCCTCCAGGTACTGCCGCTCGAAGAGCTCGCGCGCGTCCCGGAGCGGCAGGGTCATGATCTCGCTGGAACGGTCCAGCTTCAGCATGGCGGGGGCGGAGGAACCGACCTCGGGGGGCAGCATCTCCGGCCGGATCGGGTCGGCGGGGCCGCCCGGGGCCATGATGAGGAGCCAGTCCACGAGATTCCGCAGCTGGCGCACGTTGCCCGGCCAGTCATAGGCCTGCATCGCCGCCATCGCGTCCTCGCTGATCTCGCGCGGGGGCACGCCGGAGTTGTCAGCCGACTTCGCCATGAAGTGGCGCGCCAGGGCCGGCACGTCCTCCCGCCGCTCCCGAAGGGAGGGCATGCGGATGGGGACGACGGCGAGGCGGTAGTAGAGGTCCTCGCGGAACTTGCCCGCCGCGATCTCCGCCGAGAGGTCGCGGTTGGTCGTGGCGGTCACCCGCACGTCCACCTTCACCCGCGTCGCGCCGCCGATCCGCTCGAACCCTTGCTCCTGCAGGGCGCGGACGATCTTGCCCTGGGTCTCCAGGGGCATGTCCGCCACCTCGTCCAGCAGCAGCGTGCCGCCATGGGCGCGCTCCAGCACGCCCTGGCGGCGGGGCTGGGTGGTCGGGTCGGCACCGCCCTCTACCCCGAACAGCTCCTCCTCGAAGCGGGCGGGGTTCAGGGTGGCGCAGTTCAGCGCGACGAAAGGCTCGTCGGCGCGGCGGGAGCGGGCGTGGATCATCCGCGCCGCCACTTCCTTGCCGGAGCCGGCAGGACCGGTGATGAGCACCCGCGAGCCAGTGGGCGCCACCTTCTCGATCGCGCCCCGGATGCCCGTGACGAGGGAGGAGGTGCCGACCAGCTCGGTCTCCGAGCCGCTGCGGAGCTTCAGCTCGCTGTTCTCGCGCTTGAGGCGCGCCGCCTCCAGCGCGCGGGCGACGATGAGCAGCAGCCGGTCCGACTTGAAGGGCTTCTCGATGAAGTCGTAGGCGCCCTGCTGGATGGCCTGGACCGCCGTCTCGATGGTGCCGTGGCCGGAGATCATCACCACCGGCACGCGCGGCTCCTCGCGGTGCAGCGCCTCGAGGATGCCGAGGCCGTCCAGCCGGGAATTCTGCAACCAGATGTCGAGGATGACCATGCTCGGGCGCTTCTGCCGGAAGGCGGTCAGCGCCTGATCGCTGTTGGCCGCCTGCCGCACCTCGTAGCCCTCGTCGGCCAGAACGCCGTCGATCAGGGCACGGATGTCCGGCTCGTCGTCCACGATCAGGATGTCATGCGCCATGGCGCAGCATCTCCGTTCCCTGTTCCTGCATACCCTGGGGCAATCCGTCCGGCTCCGCGGTGTCCTTCGGGGGCGCCTCGTCCAGGGGCAGGGTCAGGGTGGCCCGGGCTCCCCCATCCGTCCCGTCCGCGAGCGCCAGCCCGCCGCCATGGTCCTCCATGATCTTCTTCACGATGGCAAGCCCAAGGCCGGTGCCCTTGGCCTTGTGGGTCACATACGGTTCCGTGAGCCGGTCCCGCTCCCCGTCCCCCGGCAGCCCGATGCCGTTGTCCTCCACGGAGACGTGAAGCCAGCCGGGGACCGGGACCATCTCCACCGTCACCCGGCCGCCCGCCTCCCCCTCCGGTCGCATGGCGATCGCGTCCGCGGCGTTCTGGAGAAGGTTGGTCAGCGCCTGGTTGATCAGGCGGCGGTCGCAGCGGACCGAGACGGGCCCTTCCGCTGCGCGGAACTCGTACGCGATGCCGGGATGGGCGTCCCGCTGCAGCACCAGCGCCTCCCGCACCAGCTGGGCGGGGTTCTCCGGGCGAATAACGGGCTGCGGCATGCGGGCGAAGGCGGAGAACTCGTCCACCATGCGGCCGATGTCGCCGACCTGCCGCACGATGGTGTCCGTGCACGCGCGGAAGGTGTCGGGGTCGTCGGTGATCTGCTTCAGGTAGCGGCGCTTCAGCCGCTCCGCCGAGAGCTGGATGGGGGTGAGCGGGTTCTTGATCTCGTGGGCGATGCGCCGCGCCACGTCGGCCCAGGCCGCCATGCGCTGGGCCGAGAGGAGGGCGGTGATGTCGTCGAAGGTCAGCACGTAGCCGGAGAGTCCGCCCGCGTCGAACTCCGCCCCGATCCGCGCCAGAAGGGTACGGCGGCCGGAGGGGCCCATGATCGGGATCTCCTCCGTCCGCGGCTTCTCCGGCATCGCGGCGGCGGCGGCGAGGATGCCGCGGAAGTCCGGTGCCACCTCCGAGAGCGGCTGGCCGATCGCGGCCTCGAGGTCCTGGCCCAGCAGCTCGCTCGCCGGGCGGTTCGGCAGGTTGATGCGGCCGGCGGCGTCCAGCCCGATCACGCCGGCCGAGACGCCGGCCAGCACGCTCTCCGTGAAGCGGCGGCGGTCGTCCAGCTGGCGATAGGCCTCCAGCAGCTCGCTCCGCTGGGCCGCGAGCTGGTTCGTCATGCGGTTGAAGGCGCGGGAGAGCGAGCCGACCTCGTCGTCCGGACGCCCCTCCTCCACCCGCACGGAGAGGTCGCCCCCCCTCACCCGCTCGGCGGCGTTGATGAGGCGGGAGATGGGCCGGGCAATCTGGTTCGCCATGACGAGGCCGATCAGCACCGCGGCCAACAGCACCAGCAGCGTCGCGATGGCGAAGATCATCACGAAGGTGATCTGCAGGCCGGACCGGTTCTGGTCGAGCTGGTTGTACTCCTGGAAGGCCAGCTCGGTGCGCTGCATGTGCTCGATGATGGAGGGGTCGAGCGGGCGGCCGATGATGAGCATCAGCCCCGGCTCGATATCGAGCGCGATGAGGCCGCGCACGCGCCCCTCCTCCCCCTCCGCTTGGAGGACGGCGACGTCGCCCTGGCGGGCGATCTCCATGGCCCAGGCCGGCGGCGGCTCCACCACCAGGGTGGTGCCGAGCCCGGCATTGGCGATGACGCGCCCCAGCACCGGCTCGAAGACTGAGGCCTCGGTAAGGCCGCGCAGCGCGGTGTGGGTGGCCAACACCTGGCTGAATCCCAGCGTGTTGTCCGGCAGCATCGGCGCGGCGCGGTTCAGGTCCGCCGCCATCGACAGCGCGTCGGCGCGGATCGTGTTGCGGTTCTCGTCCAGGTAGGCGCGGGAGGCGACGAGGCTGGCCTCCAGCGTGTCCCGGACCTTGTCGGAGAACCAGGCCTGGATGCCGAGCTGGAAGAACACCGTGGCGAAGACGGCCACCAGCATGGCCGGCACGACAGCGACCCCGCCGAGGAGGAGGACGAGGCGGACGTGCAGGCGCGATCCCGCGCTGCCGCGCCTGCGCTCCGCCCAGACGCGGACGAGGCGGCCGGCAAGGCTGGCCGCGAGCAGCAGCACGAAGGCGGCGTTGACCAGGACGAGGCCGGCAGTCTGCCCCGGCGTCACCTCGCCGAAGGGGCTGCCGCCGGCCAGGACTGCGAAGGAAGCGATGCCGACCGCGAGCGCCCCGAGGGCAAGGGCGAGCGTCATCACCCGGCCCAGCAGCCGGTCCGCCAAGCGGCGGGTGACGCCCCTGGGCCGGCGCGGATCCCCCCTCACGCGCGCGGCGTCACGAGAGGCCGCGCACCACCGGCAGCTCCAGCTCCCGGATCTTCTTGCGCAGCGTGTTGCGGTTCAGGCCGAGCATGGCGGCGGCCTTGATCTGGTTACCGCGGGTATTGGCGAGTGCCAGGCGGAGCAGCGGGCGCTCCACCTCCGCCAGAACGCGCTCATACAGGTCGCGCACGGGCATGCCGTCGCGGTGGGCGCTCATGAAGGTGGCGAGGTGGCGCTCCACCGCCTGCTCCAGCGTCTCGGGCGCGGCCGTCGCGGCGGGGGTACCGGGGGCGGGCTCGGCCTCGGAGAGCTCGGCCGCCACCGCGTCCTCGCCGATCACCTCCTGCGGGTAGAGGGCGGCGAGGCGCCGCATCAGGTTCTCCAGCTCCCGCGCGTTGCCGGGCCAGGGATGCGCCTTCAGTCGCTCCACCGCGTCGTTGTCCAGCGACTTGGCGGGCAGGCCGGCGGCCTTGGCGCGGTCGAGGAAGTGGCGGGCGAGCAGCGGGATGTCCTCGGCGCGCTCGCGGAGGGGTGGCAGCCGAATGGGCACCACGTTCAGGCGGTAGAACAGGTCCTCGCGGAATACGCCGGCGCGGATGGCCTGCCGAAGGTCCCGGTGGGTGGCGGCGACGATCCGCACGTTCGCCTTGATGGGGGAGCGGCCGCCGACGGTGGTGAACTCGCCCTCCTGCAGCACGCGCAGCAGGCGGGTCTGGGCCTCGGGCGGCATGTCGCCGATCTCGTCGAGGAACAGGGTGCCGCCGGCGGCCTGCTCGAAGCGGCCGACGCCGCGCGCCATGGCGCCGGTGAAGGCGCCGCGCTCATGCCCGAACAGCTCCGCCTCGATCAGGTCGCGCGGGATGGCGGCCATGTTCACGGCCACGAAGCTCCCGGAGCGGCGGCGGGAGTAGTCGTGCAGGGCGCGGGCGACGAGCT
This genomic window from Pararoseomonas sp. SCSIO 73927 contains:
- a CDS encoding HAD family hydrolase, producing MTRPSAIIWDWDNTLADGWPAIRAGLNAAFRDAGLPEWTLEEVKERVRKSLRDSFPGIFGDRWEHARDIFYAAVRATHLEVLRPMPGAEAALRGAARIAPMAVLSNKGGSLLRAEADHLGWTPLFCALVGAGDCAADKPDPIPMRVACAACGVTPGASVWYVGDNALDMDAARRAGLLPVLLGDAAHDGGPAAAAPALHFLTAAQMTDALSALDKAAAAG
- a CDS encoding D-amino-acid transaminase, which translates into the protein MSRIAYVNGRYVAQRDACVNIEDRGYQLGDGIYEVVQIHAGRFLDEELHLARLERSLREIRIDMPMPLATLRLVLREVVRRNRITADGLVYMQVGRGVARRDHAFPKVAPPVSLVVTARRAPAYPETIEGWNTAAITHPDHRWARRDIKSINLLANVLARQAAREAGAGEAILFDPATRVVTEGAATSFWAVDEAGVLRIPPLGHAILPGCTRAALLAEMAEHGLRAEERPVSLEELSRAQEAFITSAGSFVKPVLSIDGRPVGDGTPGPVTRRLFDIFARHAKGAPRNAA
- a CDS encoding sigma-54 dependent transcriptional regulator; translation: MAHDILIVDDEPDIRALIDGVLADEGYEVRQAANSDQALTAFRQKRPSMVILDIWLQNSRLDGLGILEALHREEPRVPVVMISGHGTIETAVQAIQQGAYDFIEKPFKSDRLLLIVARALEAARLKRENSELKLRSGSETELVGTSSLVTGIRGAIEKVAPTGSRVLITGPAGSGKEVAARMIHARSRRADEPFVALNCATLNPARFEEELFGVEGGADPTTQPRRQGVLERAHGGTLLLDEVADMPLETQGKIVRALQEQGFERIGGATRVKVDVRVTATTNRDLSAEIAAGKFREDLYYRLAVVPIRMPSLRERREDVPALARHFMAKSADNSGVPPREISEDAMAAMQAYDWPGNVRQLRNLVDWLLIMAPGGPADPIRPEMLPPEVGSSAPAMLKLDRSSEIMTLPLRDARELFERQYLEAQLLRFGGNISRTANFVGMERSALHRKLKFLGVQAEDRANA
- a CDS encoding PAS domain-containing sensor histidine kinase, whose amino-acid sequence is MTLALALGALAVGIASFAVLAGGSPFGEVTPGQTAGLVLVNAAFVLLLAASLAGRLVRVWAERRRGSAGSRLHVRLVLLLGGVAVVPAMLVAVFATVFFQLGIQAWFSDKVRDTLEASLVASRAYLDENRNTIRADALSMAADLNRAAPMLPDNTLGFSQVLATHTALRGLTEASVFEPVLGRVIANAGLGTTLVVEPPPAWAMEIARQGDVAVLQAEGEEGRVRGLIALDIEPGLMLIIGRPLDPSIIEHMQRTELAFQEYNQLDQNRSGLQITFVMIFAIATLLVLLAAVLIGLVMANQIARPISRLINAAERVRGGDLSVRVEEGRPDDEVGSLSRAFNRMTNQLAAQRSELLEAYRQLDDRRRFTESVLAGVSAGVIGLDAAGRINLPNRPASELLGQDLEAAIGQPLSEVAPDFRGILAAAAAMPEKPRTEEIPIMGPSGRRTLLARIGAEFDAGGLSGYVLTFDDITALLSAQRMAAWADVARRIAHEIKNPLTPIQLSAERLKRRYLKQITDDPDTFRACTDTIVRQVGDIGRMVDEFSAFARMPQPVIRPENPAQLVREALVLQRDAHPGIAYEFRAAEGPVSVRCDRRLINQALTNLLQNAADAIAMRPEGEAGGRVTVEMVPVPGWLHVSVEDNGIGLPGDGERDRLTEPYVTHKAKGTGLGLAIVKKIMEDHGGGLALADGTDGGARATLTLPLDEAPPKDTAEPDGLPQGMQEQGTEMLRHGA
- the ntrC gene encoding nitrogen regulation protein NR(I) codes for the protein MTERTILIADDDRAIRTVLAQALGRAGYNVRATSSAATLWRWVEDGEGDLVITDVVMPDENGLDLVPRIRRVRPELRVVVMSAQSTFATALKAAQRGAFDYLPKPFDLKDLISLVQRALAAPAAVPEGEEEGTEEERLPLVGRSAAMQEIYRTVARLTTTDLTVMITGESGTGKELVARALHDYSRRRSGSFVAVNMAAIPRDLIEAELFGHERGAFTGAMARGVGRFEQAAGGTLFLDEIGDMPPEAQTRLLRVLQEGEFTTVGGRSPIKANVRIVAATHRDLRQAIRAGVFREDLFYRLNVVPIRLPPLRERAEDIPLLARHFLDRAKAAGLPAKSLDNDAVERLKAHPWPGNARELENLMRRLAALYPQEVIGEDAVAAELSEAEPAPGTPAATAAPETLEQAVERHLATFMSAHRDGMPVRDLYERVLAEVERPLLRLALANTRGNQIKAAAMLGLNRNTLRKKIRELELPVVRGLS